In Thermodesulfobacteriota bacterium, a single genomic region encodes these proteins:
- a CDS encoding M48 family metallopeptidase translates to MLKKLLDYGFVRKISKSSLLPILIAFLSFLISCQTAPITGRSQLVLVSSQEASQMGNAAFQEVIKEEGVSNNPQYNSQLTRVSSRIVSVADTPRYNWEYRVIKGDTVVNAFALPGGKIGVYTGMFRVANTDATLATVIGHEVAHVAANHGAERASAGILANLGAAGLQAALGSQNPAVMSAIMNAYGVGVNVGGILPFSRTQEAEADRIGLIYMAEAGYDPREAIAFWERMQSKSGGASGPPEFLSTHPSYGTRINNLKQWLPEAMQYYQGSNKDSNW, encoded by the coding sequence ATGTTAAAAAAATTATTGGATTACGGGTTCGTAAGGAAAATATCTAAATCATCACTGTTACCAATATTGATTGCCTTTCTTTCTTTTTTGATTTCTTGTCAAACAGCTCCTATAACAGGAAGATCACAGCTTGTTCTGGTGTCTTCCCAGGAAGCCTCACAAATGGGTAATGCAGCCTTTCAAGAAGTGATAAAAGAAGAGGGAGTTTCAAATAATCCACAATACAATAGCCAATTAACTAGGGTCAGTTCAAGAATAGTGAGTGTGGCAGATACACCAAGATATAATTGGGAATATAGGGTTATTAAGGGTGATACCGTAGTCAATGCATTCGCGCTTCCAGGCGGTAAGATTGGGGTTTATACAGGTATGTTTCGTGTTGCTAACACCGACGCGACTCTTGCAACGGTTATAGGACACGAGGTTGCACACGTTGCTGCAAATCATGGCGCAGAAAGAGCGTCAGCCGGCATTCTTGCTAATCTTGGAGCCGCAGGATTACAAGCGGCTCTGGGAAGTCAGAATCCGGCGGTAATGAGCGCGATTATGAATGCGTATGGGGTAGGTGTCAATGTTGGTGGTATATTGCCATTTAGTCGTACTCAAGAGGCTGAGGCCGATAGGATTGGTTTAATTTATATGGCTGAAGCTGGATATGACCCGAGGGAGGCAATTGCCTTTTGGGAGAGAATGCAGAGTAAATCAGGTGGTGCATCTGGTCCGCCAGAATTTCTTTCTACACACCCGAGTTATGGCACAAGGATAAACAACCTGAAACAGTGGCTGCCGGAGGCAATGCAGTATTATCAGGGGTCAAACAAGGATTCTAATTGGTGA
- a CDS encoding phosphosulfolactate synthase yields MPKNKLEKPKTHKDERAFEFLPINEREKKPRKRGLTEIRGPYYTPVGKHYLEDILVTMGEYVDIFKFSGGSFSLMPRHVVKEIIDLCHQHEVMVSTGGFIEHVLTLGRKAVDRYIEECKRLEFDIVEISSGFITIPNEDLVRLTKKVRKAGLKAKPEINVQFGAGGASAIEELEAEGTSDPDWAIQLANQHLDAGAYMIMIESEGITERVKTWRTDVIAKIIRELGLEKTMFEAADPDVFGWYIKNYGPEVNVFVDHSQIVLLECLRSGIWGTKSLWGRILTYKS; encoded by the coding sequence ATGCCTAAAAATAAGCTAGAAAAACCAAAAACACATAAGGACGAAAGGGCTTTTGAATTTTTACCGATAAATGAGAGGGAAAAGAAGCCGCGCAAACGAGGTCTAACGGAAATTCGTGGTCCTTACTACACACCGGTCGGAAAGCATTACCTGGAGGATATTTTAGTAACGATGGGTGAGTATGTAGATATATTTAAATTTTCTGGCGGATCTTTTAGCCTTATGCCCCGACATGTTGTGAAAGAGATTATAGACCTGTGTCATCAACATGAAGTAATGGTTTCAACCGGGGGATTTATCGAACACGTCCTTACTCTTGGAAGGAAAGCTGTTGACCGGTATATTGAAGAATGTAAGCGTCTTGAATTCGATATAGTTGAGATTTCAAGCGGCTTTATAACTATACCAAATGAGGATTTAGTAAGATTGACGAAGAAAGTTAGAAAAGCTGGTTTAAAGGCTAAACCGGAAATCAATGTTCAGTTTGGAGCCGGTGGTGCAAGTGCTATCGAAGAACTTGAGGCTGAAGGAACAAGCGATCCCGATTGGGCTATACAACTGGCTAACCAACACCTCGATGCAGGAGCCTACATGATCATGATCGAATCTGAGGGCATTACAGAACGGGTTAAGACCTGGCGTACAGACGTAATAGCAAAGATTATTCGTGAACTAGGTCTGGAAAAAACCATGTTTGAGGCTGCCGATCCTGATGTATTCGGATGGTACATTAAAAACTATGGACCTGAAGTAAACGTATTTGTCGATCACAGCCAGATAGTTCTTCTCGAATGCTTACGTTCAGGAATTTGGGGAACGAAAAGCTTATGGGGACGTATTCTGACTTACAAAAGCTAG